From a single Bacteroidota bacterium genomic region:
- the raiA gene encoding ribosome-associated translation inhibitor RaiA, producing the protein MKVDIQSIHFDADKKLLDFITKKVEKTQTFYEGIDKAMVYLRLEKDAQGENKTVEVKLNAGGYEVFAKEHSSTFEAATDLVLDKVNAQVRKYKEKLQAKI; encoded by the coding sequence ATGAAAGTCGACATTCAATCTATTCATTTTGACGCAGATAAGAAACTGCTTGATTTTATTACCAAGAAAGTAGAGAAAACACAAACATTTTATGAAGGCATAGATAAAGCAATGGTATATTTAAGGCTTGAAAAAGACGCCCAGGGAGAAAATAAAACGGTAGAAGTAAAGTTAAATGCAGGTGGCTATGAAGTTTTTGCAAAAGAACACAGCAGTACATTTGAAGCCGCTACCGATTTAGTGTTAGACAAAGTAAATGCTCAGGTGAGGAAGTACAAAGAAAAGCTTCAAGCAAAAATTTAA